One Silene latifolia isolate original U9 population chromosome 4, ASM4854445v1, whole genome shotgun sequence DNA segment encodes these proteins:
- the LOC141653325 gene encoding auxin response factor 2A-like, with amino-acid sequence MSSSEVSFKQNSDSLVDQETVLYRELWHACAGPLVTVPRLNDLVYYFPQGHIEQVEASTNQVADQQMPVYDLPWKILCRVIDVQLKAEPDTDEVYAQVMLVPQKEEGSVEKEVPTPPQPRFQVHSFCKTLTASDTSTHGGFSVLRRHADECLPPLDMSRQPPTQELVAKDLHGNEWRFRHIFRGQPRRHLLQSGWSVFVNSKRLVAGDAFIFLRGENGELRVGVRRAMRQQGVVPSSVISSHSMHLGVLATAWHAISTGTMFNVYYKPRTSPAQFIVPYDQYTECVKNQYSIGMRFKMRFEGEESPEQRFTGTVVGIEDADAKRWKESKWRSLKVRWDENSAIPRPDRVSPWQIEPAVSPTLNPLPVPRVKRPRPNVTQCPDSSVLTGSSKVTASPTSGLSRVLQGQEYLTLKHSLAHSNESEPVEKPIVCPSTINKEKADFDSAPRKYVPENWGPVRPEPTYADLLMGFGSHNDLGDGFHSTFQTAMASPIKKHSVDQDGRFNILGNPWSMMPAGLSLDLSETNVKVSSQNINMPYHIRGNVRYGGFGENRVFHDHKVDVDHHNRSWLMPPPGPVHFDNHAHSKEMTACPMRMEQEPMTPKDGKYKLFGIPLFSSPTTQDRNADESVSEQILQNGQNIERDQNSEQSRGSKQTDNMPTSSEHEKKEAKSRDFQQQFQGGSSRSCTKVHKQGIALGRSVDLSKFNNYDQLVEELDHMFDFNGALKVPEKNWLIIYTDDEGDMMLVGDDPWQEFCGMVRKILIYTKEEVQKMTPRTLNSICEDNHPVARGPNSSEANQSSPSSASNAESH; translated from the exons ATGAGTTCATCTGAAGTATCATTCAAACAAAATTCCGATTCATTAG TGGATCAGGAAACAGTGTTGTATAGGGAGTTATGGCATGCTTGTGCAGGACCTTTGGTGACTGTTCCTCGCTTAAACGACCTCGTTTATTACTTTCCTCAAGGTCATATTGAACAG GTGGAAGCTTCGACTAATCAAGTAGCTGATCAGCAAATGCCTGTTTATGATCTCCCATGGAAGATTCTTTGCCGTGTTATCGACGTACAATTAAAG GCTGAACCGGATACTGATGAGGTATATGCTCAAGTAATGTTGGTGCCACAG AAAGAGGAGGGATCTGTGGAGAAGGAGGTACCGACGCCACCTCAGCCTCGGTTTCAGGTGCACTCATTTTGTAAGACGTTGACTGCCTCTGATACAAGCACTCATGGGGGATTCTCTGTACTAAGACGACATGCTGATGAATGCCTCCCTCCACTG GATATGTCGCGGCAACCACCTACACAAGAGTTGGTGGCGAAGGACTTGCATGGAAATGAATGGCGTTTTAGGCATATTTTTAGGG GTCAGCCAAGGAGGCACCTGCTTCAAAGTGGTTGGAGTGTATTTGTGAACTCAAAAAGGCTTGTTGCTGGGGATGCCTTTATTTTTCTCAG AGGGGAAAATGGGGAATTACGTGTTGGTGTTAGACGTGCCATGAGGCAGCAGGGTGTTGTTCCTTCTTCCGTTATATCTAGCCACAGCATGCACCTTGGCGTTCTGGCGACAGCATGGCATGCAATCTCAACTGGAACTATGTTTAATGTTTACTACAAGCCTAG GACAAGTCCTGCTCAGTTCATTGTTCCTTATGATCAGTACACTGAGTGTGTGAAGAATCAGTATTCCATTGGGATGAGATTCAAAATGAGGTTTGAAGGGGAAGAATCTCCAGAACAAAG GTTTACAGGCACTGTTGTTGGCATTGAAGATGCTGATGCAAAAAGATGGAAAGAATCAAAATGGAGAAGCCTGAAG GTTCGTTGGGATGAAAATTCTGCTATACCTCGTCCAGATAGGGTCTCACCGTGGCAGATTGAACCTGCAGTGAGTCCCACGCTAAATCCCCTACCAGTGCCCAGAGTAAAAAGGCCTCGTCCGAATGTGACTCAATGTCCAGACTCATCTGTTCTTACAG GTTCATCTAAGGTGACTGCTTCACCAACAAGTGGCCTGTCTAGGGTCTTGCAAGGTCAAGAATATCTGACCTTGAAACACAGTCTTGCGCACAGCAATGAATCTGAACCGGTTGAGAAGCCAATTGTGTGCCCGAGTACTATAAATAAGGAAAAAGCTGATTTTGACTCTGCGCCGCGGAAGTATGTCCCTGAAAATTGGGGGCCCGTCAGACCCGAACCAACCTATGCAGACCTGCTGATGGGTTTTGGGTCCCATAATGACCTGGGTGATGGGTTTCATTCAACTTTCCAAACTGCAATGGCTTCACCTATAAAGAAACATTCAGTGGACCAAGACGGCAGATTCAATATTCTTGGGAATCCATGGTCTATGATGCCAGCTGGTCTCTCACTAGATTTGTCTGAAACTAACGTGAAGGTTTCTTCTCAAAATATAAACATGCCTTATCACATCCGAGGGAATGTGAGGTATGGAGGCTTTGGTGAGAACCGTGTGTTTCATGATCACAAAGTTGATGTTGATCACCACAATAGAAGCTGGCTGATGCCTCCACCAGGTCCAGTTCACTTCGATAATCACGCTCATTCAAAAGAGATGACGGCATGTCCCATGCGGATGGAGCAGGAACCTATGACACCTAAAGACGGGAAGTATAAATTATTTGGAATTCCATTATTTAGCAGTCCTACTACACAAGACCGAAATGCCGATGAGTCAGTTAGCGAACAAATATTGCAAAATGGGCAAAATATCGAACGTGATCAAAATTCAGAACAATCAAGGGGTTCTAAACAGACTGATAACATGCCTACTAGCAGTGAACATGAAAAGAAAGAGGCAAAGTCACGAGATTTTCAACAACAATTTCAGGGTGGATCCTCCAGAAGCTGTACAAAG GTGCACAAACAGGGCATTGCCCTAGGCAGATCCGTTGACCTCTCAAAGTTCAACAATTATGATCAGTTGGTTGAGGAGTTGGATCACATGTTTGATTTTAATGGGGCACTCAAGGTACCCGAGAAGAATTGGCTAATAATCTACACGGATGATGAGGGTGATATGATGTTGGTTGGGGATGACCCATGGCA GGAATTTTGTGGCATGGTTCGCAAAATTTTGATCTACACTAAGGAGGAAGTACAGAAGATGACCCCAAGGACTTTGAACTCAATTTGTGAAGATAATCATCCAGTCGCTAGAGGTCCTAACTCATCAGAAGCGAATCAATCATCACCCTCGTCAGCATCTAATGCTGAAAGCCATTAG